The following are encoded in a window of Thalassotalea insulae genomic DNA:
- a CDS encoding GbsR/MarR family transcriptional regulator, whose protein sequence is MIMSSKVEAFVLHCGEMGSRWGFNRTIGQMYGLLTISEHALTANELSELLNISRGNVSMGIKELHSWRLIQVQHKPGDRKEYYRPAGSIWEMANRIFEERRKREIDPTLSLLRDNLLNDPANDEEVYAQDKMREIHDLLENITFFASELQSMNPDKLKTLFKLGSGVGKVLDMKDKFLKSGS, encoded by the coding sequence ATGATCATGTCATCAAAAGTCGAGGCCTTTGTCCTACACTGTGGCGAAATGGGCAGTCGCTGGGGCTTCAATCGCACCATAGGGCAAATGTACGGTTTACTTACTATTAGTGAACATGCATTAACCGCTAACGAATTGTCTGAATTGCTGAATATTTCTCGCGGCAATGTCAGTATGGGGATCAAAGAACTACACTCTTGGCGGTTGATCCAGGTGCAACATAAGCCTGGCGACAGAAAAGAATATTACCGTCCGGCCGGTTCCATTTGGGAGATGGCCAATCGTATATTTGAAGAACGACGTAAGCGAGAAATCGACCCAACCTTAAGCTTATTACGCGATAACTTACTCAATGACCCCGCCAATGATGAAGAAGTATACGCGCAGGATAAAATGCGGGAAATTCATGATTTATTAGAAAATATTACCTTTTTCGCCAGTGAGCTACAAAGTATGAATCCAGACAAACTCAAAACGTTGTTTAAGCTGGGCTCTGGCGTCGGTAAGGTGCTAGATATGAAAGACAAGTTTTTAAAAAGCGGCAGTTAG
- a CDS encoding cytochrome ubiquinol oxidase subunit I, whose protein sequence is MLDTELLSRIQFALNISFHILFPTITIAMCWFLVFFKVQFDRTGNAIWMRAYRFWVKIFALTFAIGVVSGITMSFQFGTNWPGFMEKVGNIAGPLLGYEVLSAFFLEATFLGIMLFGIKRVPAKIHTLATLIVAIGTSLSAFWILSLNSWMQTPTGFELRDGIAYPVDWLAIIFNPSFGYRFSHMLIASGLTVSFLIAGISAFRLLQGDDKRAPKLTLKVALTSAMILAPLQAFVGDLHGLNTLKHQPEKIAAMEGIWHSEKGAPLLLFAWPNEQTQRNDFAIGIPNLASLLLTHELDGEIKGLSDFEHTPPVKPVFFAFRIMVATGLLMIMVAWYARYRLYRQKKQQQPLPSWLLKLLVVMSFSGWLATLAGWYVTEIGRQPYLVRGVLMVKDAVTDLAPENVGFSLMLYIMVYCLLLIAYLSTLFVMAMRAVEIEEIQESEHKGPAKRNANPAQINNFLQEPTNV, encoded by the coding sequence ATGTTAGATACCGAGCTACTCTCGCGCATACAGTTTGCGCTCAACATTAGTTTTCATATTCTGTTTCCCACTATTACCATCGCTATGTGCTGGTTTTTGGTGTTTTTCAAGGTTCAGTTTGATCGTACCGGTAACGCAATTTGGATGCGTGCTTATCGTTTTTGGGTAAAAATATTCGCGCTAACCTTTGCTATCGGAGTGGTGAGCGGCATTACCATGTCATTTCAGTTTGGCACTAACTGGCCAGGATTTATGGAAAAAGTTGGCAATATTGCCGGGCCTTTGCTCGGTTATGAAGTGCTGTCGGCTTTTTTCTTAGAGGCGACATTTCTCGGCATAATGCTATTTGGCATTAAACGAGTACCGGCAAAAATTCATACCCTAGCAACCCTTATTGTGGCTATTGGCACCAGTTTATCGGCATTTTGGATTTTATCGCTCAATTCCTGGATGCAAACACCAACAGGTTTTGAGCTTAGAGATGGCATTGCCTACCCGGTTGACTGGCTAGCAATTATTTTTAATCCTTCTTTTGGCTATCGTTTTAGCCATATGCTAATAGCATCAGGATTAACGGTCAGTTTTTTAATCGCCGGGATCAGTGCCTTTCGTTTATTACAAGGTGATGATAAACGTGCCCCTAAACTTACGCTAAAAGTAGCACTGACTTCAGCAATGATACTGGCGCCATTACAAGCATTTGTTGGCGATTTACACGGCTTAAATACCTTAAAACATCAACCGGAAAAAATCGCCGCCATGGAAGGAATATGGCATAGCGAAAAAGGAGCACCACTATTGTTGTTTGCTTGGCCAAATGAGCAAACTCAACGCAATGATTTTGCCATTGGTATTCCAAATTTAGCTAGTTTGCTCCTCACTCACGAACTTGATGGTGAAATAAAAGGATTAAGCGATTTTGAACACACGCCGCCAGTAAAGCCGGTATTTTTTGCTTTTCGCATTATGGTTGCCACCGGATTATTAATGATCATGGTTGCTTGGTATGCCCGATATCGGTTGTATCGTCAGAAAAAACAACAACAGCCTCTGCCAAGCTGGTTATTAAAACTATTAGTAGTAATGAGTTTTTCTGGCTGGTTGGCCACACTCGCAGGTTGGTATGTCACCGAAATTGGCAGACAACCTTATTTGGTGCGTGGCGTATTAATGGTTAAAGATGCGGTCACCGATCTGGCGCCTGAAAACGTCGGTTTCTCACTCATGCTTTATATTATGGTTTATTGTCTATTGCTCATCGCCTATTTAAGTACGTTATTTGTTATGGCGATGCGTGCGGTAGAAATAGAAGAAATCCAAGAAAGTGAGCATAAAGGCCCAGCAAAACGGAACGCTAACCCAGCTCAAATAAACAATTTTTTACAGGAGCCAACCAATGTTTGA
- the cydB gene encoding cytochrome d ubiquinol oxidase subunit II, whose translation MFDQATLAIIFAGLMAFSTLVYAILDGYDLGVGMLLPLNNEKDSDTMIASIGPFWDANETWLVLAVGLLLIAFPTAHSMIFKALYLPTVFMLIGLILRGVAFDFRAKAAFNHKPTWNKAFKIGSFLASGSQGYMLGMYVMGFELSVSSIAFALLSAIGVSTAYSFIGACWLIMKTENQLQQRAIRYAKRALIISFIGISLVSATNLIIDQSIYLRWLSSSVSLLLAMIPLCVVALFVYAWRSIVEVENQALSNEATPFLACIGIFILTFLGLAISFYPFIVPNQITIWQAVSAAESLNFLLYGALFVIPTIVGYTIFSYWVFWGKVEDLRYY comes from the coding sequence ATGTTTGATCAAGCTACCTTAGCGATAATTTTCGCCGGACTAATGGCATTTTCTACCTTAGTTTATGCCATTTTAGACGGTTATGACTTAGGCGTTGGTATGCTGCTACCGCTGAACAATGAAAAAGACAGCGATACCATGATAGCCTCTATCGGTCCCTTTTGGGACGCCAATGAAACCTGGCTGGTGTTGGCCGTTGGCCTGTTGTTAATTGCTTTTCCAACAGCACACAGCATGATTTTTAAAGCCCTTTATTTGCCAACCGTATTTATGCTGATTGGCCTGATTTTACGCGGCGTTGCTTTTGATTTTCGCGCGAAAGCGGCCTTTAACCATAAGCCAACCTGGAATAAGGCGTTTAAAATCGGTTCCTTTTTAGCCTCCGGCTCGCAAGGATATATGCTCGGCATGTATGTTATGGGCTTTGAGCTAAGCGTTAGTAGTATAGCGTTTGCGCTACTCAGTGCCATTGGCGTTAGTACCGCGTACAGTTTCATTGGCGCATGCTGGTTGATCATGAAAACCGAAAATCAGCTACAGCAACGCGCAATTCGCTATGCCAAACGGGCGTTAATTATCAGCTTTATTGGTATTAGTCTGGTATCAGCAACAAACCTGATCATTGATCAATCTATTTATTTACGCTGGTTAAGTTCCAGTGTCAGCCTGTTGTTAGCGATGATTCCGCTATGTGTCGTTGCCTTGTTTGTTTACGCGTGGCGCTCAATTGTTGAAGTTGAAAATCAAGCCTTGTCGAATGAAGCGACACCATTTCTCGCCTGCATCGGAATTTTTATCCTGACATTTTTAGGATTAGCCATTAGTTTCTATCCATTTATTGTGCCTAACCAGATCACTATTTGGCAGGCAGTGTCAGCCGCTGAGTCGTTAAACTTTTTATTGTATGGCGCATTGTTTGTTATCCCCACCATTGTTGGCTATACCATTTTTTCTTACTGGGTCTTTTGGGGCAAAGTAGAAGATCTACGTTATTACTAA
- a CDS encoding Rho-binding antiterminator: protein MTTNISCDAHDYFEIVCMRRSQIRVTTYSKQGIEGIAWDIKLIDKVEMICIRQRDNTAFIALTDINSLTAFGNQQSQHNFSVTWA from the coding sequence ATGACAACTAATATCAGCTGTGATGCGCATGATTACTTTGAAATTGTTTGCATGCGTCGTAGCCAGATCAGGGTGACAACGTATAGTAAACAAGGTATTGAAGGAATTGCATGGGATATAAAATTAATAGATAAAGTTGAAATGATCTGCATTCGGCAGCGGGATAATACAGCGTTTATTGCGCTAACCGATATTAACAGTTTAACTGCATTTGGTAATCAACAAAGCCAGCATAATTTTTCAGTAACCTGGGCGTGA
- a CDS encoding DUF2024 family protein, translated as MKIHVYDTHVLTAQGQHIHFDVLVNDEHIERVQEFAEQYLAKLKVPATEIKQHRCNFCHSEVASPNVQQQIAEQGHSIIRL; from the coding sequence ATGAAAATCCATGTTTACGATACTCATGTATTAACAGCTCAAGGCCAGCATATTCATTTTGATGTTTTGGTTAATGATGAGCATATTGAACGAGTGCAGGAATTTGCCGAGCAGTATTTAGCTAAGCTTAAAGTGCCTGCTACCGAGATAAAGCAGCACAGGTGCAATTTTTGCCATAGTGAAGTCGCAAGCCCTAATGTACAACAGCAGATCGCTGAGCAAGGACATAGTATTATTCGCTTGTAA
- a CDS encoding MarR family winged helix-turn-helix transcriptional regulator, producing MKNDIYSRIERLANLLRHETRAAGLSMGLQPIHQETLHYLASCNRYSDTMLAVTEYLGLTKGTVSQTLKVLENKALISREKDKNDKRITHLTVTKQGRTFLAQTAPPDKFSQALVHLSANERQQAKSLLEKMLSSYQQVTGRNAFGVCSQCQYNQQTETGLLCGLTKEALTKADSQLICREYLE from the coding sequence ATGAAAAATGATATCTATAGCCGGATTGAGCGGCTGGCAAATTTACTCCGTCATGAAACCCGCGCCGCTGGACTAAGCATGGGCTTACAACCCATACATCAAGAAACATTGCACTACCTTGCCAGCTGCAACCGTTATTCTGACACCATGCTGGCTGTTACTGAGTACCTAGGATTAACCAAAGGAACAGTTTCACAAACCTTAAAAGTGCTAGAAAATAAAGCGCTGATCAGCAGAGAAAAAGATAAAAATGACAAACGGATCACTCATTTAACAGTGACAAAGCAAGGTCGAACATTTTTGGCTCAGACCGCACCTCCAGATAAATTTTCTCAAGCGTTAGTCCATTTGTCAGCCAATGAGCGACAGCAGGCCAAATCGTTACTTGAGAAAATGCTCTCTAGCTATCAACAGGTGACAGGGCGTAACGCATTTGGCGTGTGCAGCCAATGCCAATATAATCAACAAACTGAAACAGGTCTGTTATGTGGCCTGACTAAAGAAGCACTGACAAAAGCAGACAGCCAGCTAATTTGTCGAGAATATCTCGAATAA
- the chrA gene encoding chromate efflux transporter — MLLTIFKHFFWLGCISFGGPAAHIGYFQQKFIQQLRWFSQQEYGQIVALSQFLPGPGSSQVGFALGYKKAGLAGALTAFVAFTLPSVMLMMMLASLSYQLVDNSYFYGVTHGLKLLAVVVVADAVLTMFNSFCRDKITRTIAITAAIVLLMTSGVYSQMLVLTIAALFGAKYLANKELSATAPAGIAWLPFVAFIALLVLLPYLAQASNQWQLAADFYQAGSLVFGGGHVVLPLLQNLLAEQITTDTFLTGYAAAQAVPGPMFTLATFLGFHLSPSFPVLGALIATIAIFLPGFLLMLAFLKHWHGLANLPRLSGAIQAINAAVVGLLLSALYLPVFSSSVNDSKDMALVLLGFLLLKQFKTPIVVLVVGFSLAGILLTFS; from the coding sequence ATGTTACTTACTATTTTTAAGCATTTTTTCTGGCTCGGCTGCATCAGTTTTGGTGGACCTGCGGCACATATTGGCTATTTCCAACAAAAATTTATTCAGCAATTACGTTGGTTTAGTCAGCAAGAATACGGGCAGATAGTGGCTTTAAGTCAATTTTTACCTGGACCAGGTTCCAGTCAGGTCGGCTTTGCTTTAGGCTACAAAAAAGCAGGATTAGCGGGTGCCCTAACCGCATTTGTTGCCTTTACCCTACCGTCAGTCATGTTAATGATGATGTTGGCGAGTTTAAGTTATCAACTCGTCGATAACAGCTATTTTTATGGCGTCACGCACGGCTTAAAATTACTGGCAGTTGTTGTCGTCGCCGATGCGGTATTAACCATGTTTAATAGCTTTTGCCGCGATAAGATCACCCGAACCATCGCCATTACAGCTGCGATTGTTTTACTAATGACCAGCGGTGTTTATAGCCAAATGCTGGTGCTGACTATCGCAGCGTTGTTTGGCGCAAAATATTTAGCTAATAAAGAATTATCTGCTACAGCTCCCGCAGGCATTGCCTGGCTGCCCTTTGTAGCGTTTATCGCCTTATTAGTATTGTTACCTTACTTGGCACAAGCGTCGAATCAGTGGCAGCTGGCCGCTGATTTTTATCAAGCTGGCAGTTTGGTTTTTGGTGGTGGCCACGTGGTATTGCCTCTATTACAAAATTTATTAGCAGAGCAGATAACTACCGATACTTTCCTGACCGGATATGCGGCAGCGCAAGCAGTTCCTGGCCCGATGTTTACGTTAGCAACATTTTTAGGGTTTCATTTATCGCCGAGCTTTCCGGTCTTAGGTGCGTTAATTGCGACCATCGCTATATTCTTACCGGGTTTTTTATTAATGCTCGCTTTTTTAAAACACTGGCATGGTCTGGCAAATTTACCGCGCCTTTCCGGTGCAATTCAGGCGATTAACGCCGCTGTCGTCGGCTTGTTATTAAGTGCGCTTTATCTACCGGTATTTAGCTCATCTGTTAACGACAGTAAAGACATGGCATTAGTACTACTTGGGTTCTTGTTATTAAAACAATTTAAAACCCCAATTGTGGTATTGGTAGTAGGGTTTTCACTGGCGGGAATACTGTTAACCTTTAGCTAA
- the yihA gene encoding ribosome biogenesis GTP-binding protein YihA/YsxC: MSTPEVKLQQASFTISAPDIRRLPDDSGIEVAFAGRSNAGKSSALNALTHQKSLARTSKTPGRTQLINVFEVADGQRLVDLPGYGFAKVPLEMKKKWQKALGEYLEKRESLQGLVVLMDIRHPLKDLDRDLIEWAADSELPVLVLLTKSDKLSQGKASAEVLKVKKALKSLNADIKVQAFSSLKKTGVAQATQVIGNWLSADEQAE, encoded by the coding sequence TTGTCTACTCCTGAAGTTAAATTACAACAAGCAAGCTTCACCATCAGTGCACCAGATATTAGGCGTTTGCCTGATGACAGTGGTATTGAAGTCGCTTTTGCCGGTCGCTCCAATGCCGGAAAATCCAGTGCATTGAATGCCTTAACTCACCAAAAAAGTTTGGCACGCACCAGTAAAACGCCGGGACGCACTCAGTTGATCAATGTCTTTGAAGTGGCGGATGGCCAGCGCTTAGTTGATCTACCTGGTTATGGCTTTGCTAAAGTGCCGCTAGAAATGAAAAAGAAATGGCAAAAAGCCCTGGGTGAATATCTTGAAAAACGCGAAAGCCTGCAAGGTTTAGTGGTGTTGATGGATATTCGTCACCCATTAAAGGATCTCGATCGAGATTTAATTGAATGGGCGGCTGATAGTGAGTTACCAGTATTAGTGTTATTGACTAAGTCAGATAAGCTTTCTCAAGGTAAAGCGAGTGCCGAAGTGTTGAAAGTAAAAAAAGCACTAAAATCATTAAATGCAGATATTAAAGTGCAGGCATTCTCATCATTGAAGAAAACGGGTGTTGCTCAGGCAACGCAAGTGATCGGTAATTGGTTGAGCGCTGATGAACAAGCTGAATAA
- a CDS encoding c-type cytochrome, with amino-acid sequence MKNVLISIVFGLGMLSHANAFDGDAAAGKTKAATCAGCHGANGIGIADNYPNLAGQHADYIVKQLKAFQAGSRKDPVMAPMAAALSEQDMQDVAAHFSSFGRDGSAPAGAASADESASATPAAAAPAAVVADASAGKALYEHGDKERGITACVDCHGKDGNSKVLINPNLAKQHPEYIEKQLKAFKAESRHNASMNQVAGNLTDADIANIGAYFEDTSAVGEVKASAGKVAVKSFVGDVAAGKAKAATCTACHGADGNPMVAMYPALAGQGEAYLIKQLAEFKSGQRDNAVMAGMAAPLSDDDIKNVAAYFASQTLKPAAAKTSNTGQKLYVSGDAKRGIPACIACHGINGDGMDKAAFPSIAGQSATYIKSQLELFREAKRDNDRNAMMRNIAIKLSDDDISALANYMAAMK; translated from the coding sequence ATGAAAAACGTCTTAATTTCTATTGTCTTTGGATTAGGCATGCTGTCACATGCTAATGCATTTGATGGAGATGCAGCAGCGGGTAAAACCAAAGCCGCGACCTGTGCCGGATGTCATGGTGCAAACGGTATCGGTATTGCTGATAATTACCCTAATCTTGCTGGCCAACATGCTGATTACATCGTTAAGCAATTAAAAGCGTTTCAAGCAGGTAGCCGTAAAGACCCAGTAATGGCGCCAATGGCAGCTGCGCTCTCTGAACAAGATATGCAAGACGTTGCCGCACATTTCTCTAGCTTTGGCCGTGACGGTTCTGCACCAGCAGGGGCGGCTAGCGCAGACGAAAGCGCCTCAGCTACACCAGCTGCAGCTGCCCCGGCAGCAGTTGTTGCCGATGCATCTGCGGGTAAAGCCTTATATGAGCATGGTGATAAAGAACGTGGCATTACCGCATGTGTTGACTGTCACGGTAAAGACGGTAACAGCAAGGTATTGATCAACCCTAACCTTGCTAAACAACATCCAGAATACATTGAAAAGCAACTAAAAGCATTCAAAGCGGAATCTCGTCACAATGCGTCTATGAATCAGGTGGCAGGTAATTTAACTGACGCTGATATTGCTAATATCGGTGCATACTTTGAAGACACTTCCGCAGTTGGCGAAGTGAAAGCGTCAGCAGGTAAAGTAGCGGTGAAGTCATTTGTTGGTGATGTTGCTGCAGGTAAAGCGAAAGCGGCTACTTGTACGGCATGTCATGGAGCAGACGGGAATCCTATGGTTGCCATGTACCCTGCATTAGCTGGTCAAGGTGAAGCTTACTTAATTAAACAATTGGCTGAATTCAAATCAGGACAGCGTGACAACGCGGTAATGGCAGGAATGGCAGCACCGTTATCTGACGACGATATTAAAAACGTTGCCGCTTATTTCGCGTCACAAACCTTAAAACCAGCTGCGGCTAAAACCAGCAACACTGGCCAAAAACTCTATGTTAGTGGCGATGCTAAACGTGGTATTCCAGCTTGTATCGCATGTCACGGCATTAACGGTGACGGCATGGATAAAGCTGCCTTCCCATCAATTGCCGGTCAAAGTGCTACTTATATTAAATCGCAGTTAGAGCTATTCCGCGAAGCTAAACGTGATAATGATCGCAACGCCATGATGCGTAATATTGCAATTAAATTATCAGATGATGACATCTCTGCATTAGCCAACTATATGGCAGCAATGAAATAA
- a CDS encoding DUF418 domain-containing protein yields MNTTAPAPSAALQPVANKDRIQVMDLLRGFALIGIIFMNIEWFNRPISDLMAFDFSQTGGDWAASWLVKVFIEGKFYKLFSLLFGMGFAVMLLNAQQADRPFGAWFSRRMFALFLFGMVHMIFLWGGDILHDYAVAGMLLLGFVFLLRTNKLSKYNSPTAYAKTGFTIMLVPIVLSLGAAIFFGVTRDNAAVVEEGEQRVMVRQQSDEMIEAFKLTPEFLNSHLADNALPADESTEPEEEIDEDQMTTEEQIAHRVQQRFDRHKEKEIMLHKEAHLFSQADYWQVTQYRFEKGIEQLASTPMMAFVVCLPLFMIGYWLVASGRLTEPQRHKAFFNAVCWGGLGIGLVLNVVSVYIILNPITKQSLELTAISYNLFFYSQIILCFGYFGMFVKLASKQWFIRSFSWLAPLGKMALTNYISHSIILTSIFYGYAGGMFGKVDRAEQIALAIVILFCQVVICKIWLKYFRFGPLEWLWRSITYLQWQPILRREQSSERLQTA; encoded by the coding sequence ATGAATACAACAGCACCTGCACCCTCAGCGGCATTGCAACCAGTCGCCAATAAGGACCGCATTCAAGTCATGGACTTACTGCGAGGATTTGCATTAATTGGCATTATTTTCATGAACATCGAGTGGTTTAACCGCCCAATAAGCGATTTAATGGCATTCGATTTTAGCCAAACCGGCGGAGATTGGGCCGCAAGCTGGCTAGTAAAAGTCTTTATTGAAGGAAAATTCTATAAACTGTTTTCGCTGCTCTTTGGCATGGGGTTCGCGGTGATGCTGCTTAATGCTCAGCAAGCGGATCGTCCTTTTGGTGCCTGGTTTAGCCGTCGAATGTTCGCGCTATTCCTGTTTGGTATGGTGCATATGATCTTCTTATGGGGTGGCGATATCCTACATGATTATGCCGTTGCCGGCATGCTACTGCTTGGCTTTGTTTTCCTGCTCAGAACAAATAAACTAAGCAAGTATAATTCTCCAACTGCTTATGCGAAAACCGGCTTTACTATTATGTTAGTACCGATCGTTCTTTCGCTTGGCGCGGCAATATTTTTTGGTGTTACCCGAGATAATGCTGCTGTCGTTGAAGAAGGCGAGCAAAGAGTCATGGTACGTCAGCAATCGGATGAAATGATAGAAGCCTTTAAATTAACTCCTGAATTTTTAAATAGTCATCTAGCTGACAATGCGTTACCAGCTGATGAAAGCACTGAACCGGAAGAAGAAATAGATGAAGATCAGATGACCACGGAAGAGCAAATTGCTCATCGTGTTCAACAACGCTTTGATCGTCATAAAGAAAAAGAAATAATGCTTCATAAGGAAGCACATCTGTTTAGTCAGGCCGATTACTGGCAAGTGACACAATATAGATTTGAAAAAGGTATAGAACAACTGGCATCGACTCCTATGATGGCGTTTGTCGTTTGCTTGCCGTTATTTATGATAGGTTACTGGCTAGTAGCAAGTGGTCGTTTAACCGAGCCTCAACGCCATAAAGCATTCTTCAATGCGGTATGCTGGGGCGGCTTAGGGATTGGCTTAGTGCTTAATGTTGTTAGTGTCTACATCATACTTAATCCGATAACTAAGCAATCTCTGGAACTCACCGCTATAAGCTATAACCTATTCTTTTATAGTCAAATTATTCTATGTTTTGGTTACTTTGGTATGTTTGTCAAATTAGCGAGTAAACAATGGTTTATCCGTTCTTTCTCCTGGTTAGCACCGTTGGGGAAAATGGCACTAACTAACTATATTTCCCATTCAATTATTCTAACTAGCATCTTTTATGGTTACGCCGGTGGCATGTTTGGCAAAGTAGATCGTGCAGAACAAATTGCTCTCGCGATTGTGATCTTGTTCTGTCAGGTTGTTATCTGCAAAATCTGGCTCAAGTATTTCCGCTTTGGGCCTTTAGAATGGTTATGGCGTTCAATTACTTATTTACAATGGCAACCTATATTAAGGCGTGAACAAAGTAGTGAGCGCCTACAAACTGCCTAA
- a CDS encoding paraquat-inducible protein A: MNKTAYTKEMIACLRCDTLSEIPEVQHNQRAVCPCCGATLFSRKKQSVERTMAVALAGLLLFFPALTLPIVGIRAIGLYHEASLIECLAALIDNQFFLVAICVFMFTIAVPFIRLFTAFYLSWQLSKQHITPRLLIFFRSYHQLDHWAMLSVFFLSIIVSIYKLQSMASLSIGGGLISLLLLLLCSTLVSNALDHHLIWQKLEQALVSTR, encoded by the coding sequence GTGAACAAAACAGCTTATACAAAAGAAATGATCGCCTGCCTTAGATGCGATACGCTGTCGGAAATCCCTGAGGTCCAGCATAATCAACGTGCTGTTTGCCCGTGTTGTGGCGCTACCTTATTTTCACGCAAAAAGCAGTCTGTTGAGCGTACTATGGCCGTCGCATTAGCAGGTTTACTATTATTTTTTCCGGCCTTAACTTTGCCCATAGTTGGCATCCGCGCGATAGGTTTATACCACGAAGCCTCGTTAATTGAATGTCTTGCCGCCCTGATCGATAATCAGTTTTTTTTAGTCGCTATTTGCGTCTTTATGTTTACTATTGCGGTACCCTTTATTCGATTATTTACCGCCTTTTACCTCTCATGGCAGCTTAGTAAACAGCACATCACTCCGAGATTATTAATATTCTTTCGTTCTTATCACCAGCTAGATCATTGGGCAATGCTCAGTGTATTTTTTCTTAGCATTATTGTCTCGATTTACAAATTACAGTCGATGGCGAGTCTGAGTATCGGCGGCGGCTTAATATCTCTCTTGCTGCTACTCTTATGTTCTACCTTAGTGTCTAACGCACTAGATCACCATCTTATCTGGCAAAAACTGGAGCAAGCCCTTGTATCCACGCGCTAA
- a CDS encoding paraquat-inducible protein A yields MYPRAKSLGFIGCPCCQKLNSNTSHRCCRCHSILHLRKPHSVQYTLAWTFASLVMFLPANLYPIMVLHKFAITEPTTIFSGIIKLIQSGLYPIAAVVFIASFIIPFIKITGLLFLVYNTKRYSLIPTSMQSRFYRVVEWLGPWSMLDVFVVTIMMTLVNLGFIRSVEAAPGLNYFALMVIFTMFAVASFDTRLIWDIERRSTDAKAD; encoded by the coding sequence TTGTATCCACGCGCTAAATCTCTCGGCTTTATTGGCTGTCCTTGCTGCCAAAAACTCAATAGCAACACTTCGCATAGGTGTTGTCGATGCCATAGCATTTTACACCTGCGCAAGCCACATAGCGTTCAATATACTCTGGCCTGGACATTCGCCTCATTAGTAATGTTTTTACCAGCAAATCTTTACCCAATTATGGTGTTGCATAAATTTGCTATTACCGAACCAACCACCATTTTCAGTGGCATAATAAAATTAATACAAAGCGGTTTATATCCAATTGCAGCCGTTGTTTTTATTGCCAGCTTTATCATTCCCTTTATCAAAATTACCGGCTTGCTGTTTCTGGTCTATAACACTAAACGTTATTCACTCATTCCAACCAGCATGCAAAGTCGTTTTTATCGAGTAGTAGAATGGCTTGGTCCTTGGTCAATGCTGGACGTTTTTGTCGTGACTATCATGATGACTTTGGTCAATTTAGGTTTTATCCGCTCTGTTGAAGCGGCACCTGGCTTAAACTATTTTGCCTTAATGGTGATTTTCACTATGTTTGCCGTCGCCAGTTTTGATACTCGTTTAATCTGGGATATTGAACGCAGGAGTACTGATGCCAAAGCAGACTAA